From a single Dehalococcoidia bacterium genomic region:
- a CDS encoding acyl-CoA dehydrogenase family protein: protein MNLPKFPKDRGEKRNALLALVEDVRETVAASADESERIGTLAPAAVEVMRDAGLFTLKLPGVLGGAEADPVTQIEVIEALSYIDASAGWCLMIGATAIGQPGAFTKDEAVAQIFGGERIPTGATSTALRGVATRVEGGYMLTGRWPFASGVRHAEWMTAGAAVENPRDGVPARLSMVFPVSEGHIHDNWHVTGLEGSGSNDISASEVFVPESFTWESATWMPKRGGAIYRMGRPGFVANEHSGIALGIAQRAFDEIVGLAPKTKRGNPPVSSLADREAFRGDIAACDFRLRAARSLAHDVFERAYQTASHGHVPDDAMQSEMRAVSAYVTQVAIEVATIAFRYAGGSAIHRSNILQRCLRNINAAAQHFMVSDTALENYGATLLNVSDIKPMA from the coding sequence TGCCGAAATTTCCAAAGGACCGTGGCGAAAAGAGGAACGCCCTGCTTGCGCTTGTAGAAGACGTGCGGGAGACAGTGGCGGCTTCCGCTGACGAGTCAGAGCGGATCGGGACTCTCGCCCCTGCCGCCGTCGAAGTTATGCGGGACGCTGGTCTCTTCACGCTCAAGCTGCCAGGGGTCTTAGGCGGAGCGGAAGCTGACCCTGTCACACAGATCGAGGTCATAGAGGCCCTCTCGTACATCGACGCATCTGCAGGTTGGTGCCTGATGATTGGCGCAACCGCAATTGGACAGCCCGGAGCATTCACTAAAGACGAAGCTGTCGCCCAGATATTCGGTGGGGAACGAATCCCCACAGGCGCTACATCAACAGCCCTCAGAGGTGTCGCTACTCGCGTTGAAGGCGGCTACATGCTGACCGGGCGGTGGCCTTTCGCCAGCGGTGTCCGTCACGCTGAGTGGATGACCGCGGGAGCAGCCGTAGAGAATCCCAGAGATGGCGTTCCCGCACGGCTATCAATGGTCTTTCCCGTAAGTGAGGGTCACATCCACGACAACTGGCACGTAACGGGACTGGAGGGAAGCGGCAGCAACGACATCTCCGCCAGCGAGGTGTTTGTGCCCGAATCATTCACATGGGAATCGGCTACATGGATGCCAAAGCGCGGCGGGGCCATTTATCGAATGGGAAGACCGGGTTTTGTCGCAAATGAGCATTCGGGGATCGCCCTCGGAATCGCCCAGCGAGCTTTCGACGAGATCGTTGGCCTAGCCCCGAAGACTAAACGAGGAAATCCTCCAGTGTCGTCACTGGCCGATAGAGAGGCGTTTCGTGGGGACATCGCCGCATGTGACTTCCGTCTTCGCGCTGCTCGCAGTCTTGCACATGACGTGTTTGAGCGGGCCTACCAGACTGCGTCGCACGGCCATGTTCCAGACGATGCTATGCAGTCCGAAATGCGGGCGGTCTCGGCGTATGTAACACAGGTTGCAATCGAAGTCGCCACCATCGCGTTCAGATACGCGGGCGGCTCCGCAATCCATCGGAGCAACATATTGCAGCGCTGCCTCCGCAACATCAACGCCGCGGCCCAGCATTTCATGGTTAGCGACACAGCCCTCGAGAACTACGGCGCAACTCTGCTCAATGTGAGTGATATCAAGCCAATGGCTTAG